A portion of the Nitratidesulfovibrio termitidis HI1 genome contains these proteins:
- a CDS encoding YkgJ family cysteine cluster protein: MCGQCCQGEGGIVVSPADLSRICAFLGMTPEAFEATYGERRNGKLKVRTGADGNCVFFAAGRGCTVHEGKPDICRAWPFFRGNLVDADSLGMAKEYCPGIRPDVRHAEFAAAGRAYLAARGLLASDCTCEANALVLDRDRDRNRGKADGK; the protein is encoded by the coding sequence ATGTGCGGCCAGTGCTGCCAGGGCGAGGGCGGCATCGTGGTCAGCCCCGCCGATCTTTCGCGCATCTGCGCCTTTCTGGGCATGACGCCCGAAGCCTTCGAGGCTACCTACGGCGAACGTCGCAACGGCAAGCTGAAGGTGCGCACCGGGGCGGACGGCAACTGCGTGTTCTTTGCCGCCGGACGCGGTTGCACCGTGCACGAGGGCAAGCCGGACATCTGCCGGGCCTGGCCGTTCTTTCGCGGCAACCTGGTGGATGCGGACAGCCTGGGCATGGCCAAGGAATACTGTCCCGGCATCCGGCCCGACGTGCGCCACGCGGAATTCGCCGCCGCCGGGCGGGCCTATCTGGCCGCGCGGGGACTGCTGGCCTCCGACTGTACGTGCGAGGCCAACGCCCTGGTGCTGGACAGGGACAGGGACAGGAACAGGGGCAAGGCCGACGGCAAGTAG
- a CDS encoding J domain-containing protein, giving the protein MTLRECYRILQVGNGASLDEVKKAYRRLAFELHPDLNPGRPDAARRFQRLNEAYVLLSRTLDAAGPGGNGNGMGPTGAAGGAAERESAEREATRAYEQARQRFGDMGSGGTGGGNGASASGASAGTSAAGATSGTSAGMSAGTSGGPAGGSSATRGASGADRARRKAEATYQGRQDEVLQDILRDPFARRVFEDIYSQIRRDGGGGLAARPPKKRKLSLEWGGKALTLDLTHGIGGAVKGWLRRQIDDEQTVHLPALSIVPGARLRLQVTQGLSGEVRTVEVTLPPDYVVGRPIRLKGLGKRIGPWQGDLYLRILAKTL; this is encoded by the coding sequence GTGACGCTGAGGGAATGCTACCGGATACTGCAAGTCGGCAACGGCGCGTCGCTTGACGAGGTCAAGAAGGCGTACCGCAGGCTGGCGTTCGAGCTGCATCCGGACCTGAACCCCGGCAGGCCCGACGCGGCTCGCCGTTTCCAGCGCCTGAACGAGGCGTACGTGCTGCTTTCGCGCACGCTGGACGCCGCCGGGCCGGGCGGCAACGGCAACGGGATGGGCCCGACTGGCGCGGCTGGCGGCGCTGCGGAACGCGAATCCGCCGAGCGGGAGGCCACCCGCGCCTACGAACAGGCCCGGCAACGCTTCGGCGATATGGGGTCTGGCGGGACGGGAGGCGGTAACGGGGCGTCCGCGTCTGGTGCGTCAGCGGGCACTTCCGCTGCGGGGGCTACCTCGGGCACATCTGCTGGCATGTCTGCGGGTACATCTGGAGGACCGGCTGGCGGATCATCCGCAACACGCGGCGCAAGCGGGGCCGATCGCGCACGCCGCAAGGCCGAGGCCACCTATCAGGGCCGACAGGACGAGGTGTTGCAGGACATCCTGCGCGATCCGTTCGCCCGGCGGGTGTTCGAGGACATCTACAGCCAGATCCGCCGTGACGGCGGCGGGGGGCTGGCAGCGCGCCCGCCCAAGAAGCGCAAGCTCAGCCTGGAATGGGGCGGCAAGGCCCTGACGCTGGACCTTACCCACGGCATCGGCGGGGCGGTGAAGGGCTGGCTGCGCCGCCAGATCGACGACGAGCAGACGGTGCACCTGCCAGCGCTCAGCATCGTGCCGGGGGCGCGGCTGCGTTTGCAGGTAACGCAGGGGCTGTCCGGCGAGGTGCGCACCGTGGAGGTGACCCTGCCTCCGGACTACGTGGTGGGGCGGCCCATCCGGCTCAAGGGGCTGGGCAAGCGCATCGGCCCGTGGCAGGGTGACCTGTATCTGCGCATTCTGGCCAAGACCTTGTAA
- a CDS encoding DMT family transporter, whose protein sequence is MPLAGYGFVLLAAGLWALIGPLARYCLAEGVTPLEIAFWRAAFGTLFFGLHAVRHGLWRAPARDAATFAAFGLVGVALFFGSYQLAVREGGAALASILLYTAPAWVALLSRLCFGEPLTRAKLAALGLAMVGAFLICRSGGGLQGGTSVAGIGFGLLAGFTYSLHYVFSRHFLHRHSPVTLYLFCLPVGALALLPFVTFAPKGPLAWALLVLGMGLVTTYGAYMAYCEGMRRLSPTRVAVVANFEPVLAALLAYWLWDELFPPSGWIGAGLVIAAVFCVVLDGARGGDNRDGGVSRAAGIAEAPEMKEAGEDTGLARGHMPVE, encoded by the coding sequence ATGCCGCTGGCCGGATACGGCTTCGTGCTGCTTGCCGCCGGGTTGTGGGCGCTTATCGGCCCGCTGGCCCGCTACTGCCTTGCCGAAGGGGTTACACCGCTGGAAATCGCCTTCTGGCGCGCCGCGTTCGGAACGCTGTTCTTCGGCCTGCACGCCGTCCGGCACGGGCTGTGGCGCGCCCCGGCGCGCGATGCGGCCACCTTTGCGGCCTTCGGGCTGGTGGGGGTGGCGCTGTTCTTCGGCTCGTACCAGTTGGCCGTGCGCGAAGGCGGCGCGGCGCTGGCCTCCATCCTGCTGTACACCGCCCCGGCGTGGGTGGCGCTGCTTTCGCGGCTGTGCTTCGGCGAACCGCTGACCCGCGCCAAGCTGGCGGCCCTTGGGCTGGCCATGGTCGGGGCCTTTCTGATCTGCCGGTCGGGCGGCGGGTTGCAGGGGGGCACCAGCGTAGCGGGCATCGGCTTCGGCCTGCTGGCGGGCTTTACCTATTCGCTGCACTACGTGTTCAGTCGCCATTTCCTGCACCGCCATTCGCCGGTCACCCTGTACCTGTTCTGCCTGCCCGTGGGAGCGCTGGCCCTGCTGCCCTTCGTCACCTTCGCACCCAAGGGGCCGCTGGCCTGGGCGCTGCTGGTGCTGGGCATGGGGCTGGTGACCACCTACGGCGCGTACATGGCCTACTGCGAGGGCATGCGCCGCCTTTCCCCCACCCGCGTGGCCGTGGTGGCCAACTTCGAGCCGGTGCTGGCAGCCCTGCTGGCCTACTGGCTGTGGGACGAACTGTTCCCGCCCTCGGGCTGGATCGGCGCCGGGCTGGTCATCGCGGCGGTGTTCTGCGTGGTGCTGGACGGCGCGCGCGGTGGTGACAACCGCGACGGGGGCGTATCCCGCGCCGCCGGTATTGCCGAGGCTCCGGAAATGAAGGAGGCCGGTGAAGATACCGGCCTCGCGCGCGGGCACATGCCCGTGGAATGA
- a CDS encoding metal-dependent hydrolase, producing MPGYRTHIIGGTLLAAGALLAAQTLRVYSPGLPTQAALLAVSTAFALAPDVDTHSRGRTWFYGLLVVADVALIATRRYQWAALLGLLAMLPAIDGHRGWTHTWWAMLLVPLPLLLAPVLLYGWAWQATAPWYAAAVLGYFSHLLLDRQF from the coding sequence ATGCCCGGATACCGCACCCACATCATCGGCGGCACCCTGCTGGCCGCCGGAGCCCTGCTCGCCGCGCAGACCCTGCGCGTGTATTCCCCCGGCCTGCCAACCCAGGCGGCCCTGCTGGCCGTGTCCACCGCCTTTGCCCTGGCCCCGGACGTGGACACCCACTCGCGCGGGCGCACCTGGTTCTACGGGCTGCTGGTGGTGGCCGACGTGGCGCTCATCGCCACCCGGCGCTACCAGTGGGCCGCCCTGCTGGGGCTGCTGGCCATGCTGCCCGCCATCGACGGGCACCGGGGGTGGACGCACACCTGGTGGGCCATGTTGCTGGTGCCCCTGCCCCTTTTGCTGGCCCCGGTGCTGCTGTACGGCTGGGCGTGGCAGGCGACGGCGCCATGGTATGCGGCTGCCGTGCTGGGATATTTCTCGCACCTCTTGCTGGACCGTCAGTTCTGA
- a CDS encoding bifunctional adenosylcobinamide kinase/adenosylcobinamide-phosphate guanylyltransferase, whose protein sequence is MPEPLSEAHIPGTVPARTILFTGGCRSGKSGLAQRWVEALGPERVYIATGAARDAEMAERVRRHQAARGAGWRTVEEPLDVCAALRECTGQGQSLSAPQFAQQSGQQSGPQSALPSRPQGILLDCITLWLTNRMLADHDDAAILRGVEDLAALLRTAPVPVAVVTNEVGWGVVPESSLGRRFRDLSGEANQLLATVCTGVILAVSGLPLAVKGKVPAACAG, encoded by the coding sequence ATGCCCGAACCGTTGTCCGAAGCCCATATCCCCGGCACCGTCCCCGCCCGCACCATCCTGTTCACCGGCGGATGCCGTAGCGGCAAGAGCGGCCTTGCCCAGCGCTGGGTGGAAGCGCTGGGACCGGAGCGGGTGTACATCGCCACCGGGGCCGCCCGCGATGCGGAAATGGCCGAGCGGGTGCGCCGCCATCAGGCCGCGCGAGGCGCGGGCTGGCGCACGGTGGAGGAGCCACTGGACGTCTGTGCGGCCCTGCGCGAGTGCACGGGGCAGGGGCAGAGCCTGTCCGCCCCGCAATTCGCCCAACAATCCGGCCAACAATCCGGCCCGCAGTCCGCCCTGCCGTCCCGCCCGCAAGGTATCCTGCTGGACTGCATCACCCTGTGGCTGACCAACCGCATGCTGGCCGACCATGACGATGCGGCCATCCTGCGGGGGGTGGAAGATTTGGCGGCGCTGCTGCGCACGGCACCCGTACCCGTGGCCGTGGTGACCAACGAGGTGGGCTGGGGCGTGGTGCCGGAAAGCTCGCTGGGCCGCCGCTTCCGCGATCTGTCCGGCGAGGCCAACCAGCTTTTGGCAACGGTGTGTACCGGCGTGATCCTTGCCGTCAGCGGTTTGCCGCTGGCCGTGAAGGGAAAGGTGCCTGCCGCCTGTGCGGGGTAG
- a CDS encoding CoA-binding protein yields MLLDATLRTILRESRTIAVIGAKDKPGQPVDMVGRYLIEAGYDVRPVHPVRRTVWGMQAYPTIADVPVDVDIVNVFRAPEHCPAHAVEVLALPRLPRLFWMQSGITSPEAGRMLFERGVAVVEDLCLMVEHRRLMAGGLL; encoded by the coding sequence ATGCTGCTCGACGCCACGCTACGCACCATATTGCGCGAATCGCGCACCATTGCCGTCATCGGCGCCAAGGACAAGCCCGGGCAGCCCGTGGACATGGTGGGCCGCTATCTGATCGAGGCCGGATACGACGTGCGCCCGGTGCATCCGGTGCGCCGCACCGTGTGGGGCATGCAGGCCTATCCCACCATCGCCGACGTGCCGGTGGACGTGGACATCGTCAACGTGTTCCGCGCGCCGGAGCATTGTCCGGCCCACGCCGTGGAGGTGCTGGCCCTGCCGCGCCTGCCGCGCCTGTTCTGGATGCAGTCGGGCATCACCAGTCCGGAAGCGGGGCGGATGCTCTTCGAACGCGGCGTGGCCGTGGTGGAGGATCTGTGCCTGATGGTGGAGCATCGCAGGCTGATGGCCGGGGGGCTGTTGTGA